The nucleotide window TCCAATAAGCTCCTACTCGACGGTGAGTTCTACGAACTCATCGAGTCAGAGGAGTTTGGGGTTAATTCAAAGTTTCACGTGGTTCTCCTGCCCAAGGACGATTTGGGAATGCTAAAAAGATGGCTGAAGAGTCAGCTGAGAGAAGAGTTGGAATTTAAGGTGAGACTCTTCTCATCGGTCTTTGGGGTAAAGTACAGAAAAATATACATCCGCTTTCAGAAGACGAAGTGGGCAAGCTGTTCTGAGAAAGGAAATCTAAGCTTTAACCTAATGCTTATGGCGCTGCCAGAGGAACTCAGGGACTACATCATAATACACGAGGTGGCCCACCTCAAGTTCCAAAAGCACTCTCGCGCGTTTTGGGAACTCGTAAGGCAGTATTACCCCGACTACAAACATGCCCAGAGAGAACTGAGAGAGTACTGGCTTGCGCTCCAGTATAATAAAATCTGGAATAGACTGAGGGAAATTTAGCGCTGCTTAAAGTTTTTATCCCCTCCCCTCTTATTCTCCCCGGTGAGCAAAATGGACGAGAAGTTAAAGGCCTGCAAGAACTGCCGCTGGTTCGGGCCGATTGACTCCTACTTCCTGACCTACGGGATGTGCAGGAAGCACATGAAGACAGTCCACATGAACTTCGTCTGCGACGACTGGGAGCCGCTATGGGGAACGGAAAAGGAGAAAGAGTGAGATCACCCGCCCTTCGATCTCGACTCCTGCCTCTTC belongs to Thermococcus sp. AM4 and includes:
- a CDS encoding M48 family metallopeptidase produces the protein MGIEYRVILRDVKYPRIEISSLGEVKVIVPPNADAEDLVKRKKEWIEKKLREIEEAKMKFLPLSNKLLLDGEFYELIESEEFGVNSKFHVVLLPKDDLGMLKRWLKSQLREELEFKVRLFSSVFGVKYRKIYIRFQKTKWASCSEKGNLSFNLMLMALPEELRDYIIIHEVAHLKFQKHSRAFWELVRQYYPDYKHAQRELREYWLALQYNKIWNRLREI